A genomic stretch from Juglans microcarpa x Juglans regia isolate MS1-56 chromosome 3S, Jm3101_v1.0, whole genome shotgun sequence includes:
- the LOC121258540 gene encoding lysM domain-containing GPI-anchored protein 1-like: MSDKKPVFQNTLYLLLLLLISANVGLVTCKSTIEPCSNSGSCNALLGYTLYTNLKVSEVASLFQVDPIAILNANAIDISYPDVENHILPSQLFLKIPIACSCVDGIRKSVSTKYKTRPSDTLSSIADSIYSGLVSADQIGEANSVTDPSVLDVGQTLVVPLPCTCFNGTDNALPAIYLSYVVRPVDTLAGIAARYSTTITDLMNVNAMGSTAIKAGDILAVPLPACASNFPRYSSDYGLIVPNGSYAITASHCVQCSCGPGNLKLYCMPSSLAVSCSSMQCRNSNLMLGNTTVQQTSGGCNVTSCSYGGYVNGSIITSLSTSLQPRCPGGQQFPTLIDPPTSVVRDSMFAPSPSPQSDSAGTTPKSSVVPTTAGSLPGLPPAANSPIGSTSHACSLRKSLATFPRALVMLLFVKFLLSMSL; this comes from the exons ATGTCAGATAAAAAACCCGTCTTCCAGAACACTCTCTACTTGCTGCTTTTGCTCTTAATCTCGGCCAATGTAGGTCTTGTTACCTGCAAGTCCACTATTGAGCCCTGCTCCAACTCCGGTTCGTGCAATGCCCTGCTGGGCTACACCCTCTACACCAATCTCAAGGTTTCCGAGGTGGCATCCCTTTTCCAAGTCGACCCCATTGCCATCCTGAACGCCAATGCCATTGATATCTCCTACCCGGACGTGGAGAACCACATTCTCCCCTCCCAGCTCTTCCTCAAAATCCCCATCGCCTGTTCCTGCGTCGACGGCATTCGCAAATCGGTCTCCACCAAGTACAAGACCCGCCCCTCTGACACGCTGTCGTCCATTGCTGATTCCATATATTCGGGATTGGTCTCTGCCGACCAGATTGGGGAGGCCAACTCGGTGACGGACCCGTCTGTCCTCGACGTGGGACAGACCCTTGTGGTGCCGCTCCCGTGTACTTGCTTCAACGGGACCGACAATGCCCTGCCCGCTATCTATTTGTCGTACGTGGTGAGGCCGGTGGACACATTAGCCGGGATTGCGGCGAGGTATTCGACCACTATTACTGATTTGATGAATGTGAATGCCATGGGGAGTACAGCTATTAAGGCAGGAGATATACTTGCTGTTCCGTTGCCAG CCTGCGCATCTAATTTTCCAAGATATTCCTCGGATTATGGCTTGATTGTACCAAATGGAAGCTATGCCATTACAGCGAGTCATTGTGTTCAATGCAGTTGTGGGCCTGGGAACCTCAA ATTGTACTGCATGCCTTCTTCGTTAGCAGTTTCTTGTTCAAGCATGCAATGTCGAAACAGTAACCTCATGCTTGGAAACACCACGGTGCAGCAGACTAGTGGTGGGTGCAATGTTACTTCTTGTAGTTATGGCGGTTATGTCAATGGGTCCATTATCACTAG TTTGTCTACATCTCTTCAACCTCGTTGCCCGG GGGGCCAGCAATTTCCTACACTTATAGACCCACCCACTTCAGTGGTACGGGATTCAATGTTTGCGCCTTCGCCTTCACCTCAGTCTGATAGTGCTGGAACAACACCCAAGTCTTCGGTGGTTCCCACTACGGCTGGGTCACTTCCAGGACTTCCCCCCGCCGCCAACAGTCCTATTGGGAGTACTTCTCATGCTTGCTCCTTGAGGAAGTCGTTAGCCACTTTTCCACGTGCACTTGTCATGCTTTTGTTTGTCAAGTTCTTATTGTCCATGTCATTGTAA
- the LOC121258538 gene encoding uncharacterized protein LOC121258538 isoform X1 codes for MKGHGANAIEVAKTVLEVADVAWTAMEHHQHHHHHNQDHQEPAETETKTNSDDQLESLRSENRRLRSLLDQNLRLLQDLSESSFSSNDCPSDLYARLVATVDSEQFLTRLNSLQQASVNGTSNEFPFKEASVDDVHSAEVLVKVDNEEPSWWVWVTDEMVPSNVEEWSGIDNENYIVVSVEHVVDGVANFMARCIMSNPRARNLTPEELQKSNCGKSIRWCQQTGEDVRYLACWETVLCLVHLGTCSGRVVQDSHCIETCRDGCSHKQQSHSRGSLKMVLPQL; via the exons ATGAAAGGCCACGGCGCAAACGCAATAGAGGTGGCCAAGACGGTTCTGGAGGTAGCCGACGTCGCTTGGACCGCCATGGAACACCACCAACACCATCATCACCATAACCAGGACCATCAGGAACCAGCCGAGACGGAGACCAAGACCAATTCGGACGACCAATTGGAATCTCTACGATCGGAGAATCGGCGTCTTAGGAGCTTGCTTGACCAGAATCTGAGGCTCCTTCAGGATCTCTCCGAATCCTCTTTTTCCTCCAACGATTGCCCTTCCGAT TTGTATGCCCGGCTCGTAGCAACGGTGGATTCTGAGCAGTTCTTGACTCGTCTCAATTCCCTACAGCAGGCATCGGTCAATGGGACTAGCAATGAATTTCCTTTCAAAGAGGCGTCTG TTGATGATGTGCACTCGGCTGAAGTTCTAGTCAAAGTTGACAACGAAGAGCCCAGCTGGTGGGTATGGGTCACAGATGAAATGGTGCCTAGCAATGTTGAGGAATGGAGCGGGATTgacaatgaaaattatatagttGTTAGCGTGGAGCATGTGGTGGATGGGGTTGCCAACTTTATGGCTAGATGCATTATGTCAAACCCTAGAGCTCGG AATTTAACACCAGAAGAGCTGcaaaaaagtaa CTGTGGCAAAAGCATTAGGTGGTGTCAGCAAACTGGAGAAGATGTTAGGTATTTGGCATGCTGGGAAACTGTTTTATGCCTTGTCCACCTGGGGACTTGCTCTGGCAgg GTTGTACAGGACTCGCACTGTATTGAAACTTGCCGCGATGGGTGTTCGCACAAGCAGCAAAGTCATTCTCGGGGCTCTCTAAAGATGGTCCTTCCACAGCTCTGA
- the LOC121258541 gene encoding caffeic acid 3-O-methyltransferase-like produces MASPTNQITYDNKPSIDEEDGGVEYAGALVSSFIFPMVFNACIELDVLEIINKAGRGAQLSSHAIAAQLPIRNNNPDHAPAVLLDRMLYLLASYNILTCSVESLEDCGGVQRRYGLTSAGSCFLRSEERGSMAPFSLLTRHQAIMDMRFHLKDAVLEGGFPFEKAHGMSIYKYNDKDPIFGEAFNFAMSQYSILVVKQILKKYMGFEGLSTFVDVGGGIGGTLNLIISKYPSIKGINFDVPEVLRNAPPLNGIEHVRGDMFKEVPKGDAILLKLILHNWNDDQCLKILKNCYKALPETGKVIIIDPVLPVAPEATNFCKFATQSDNIVFNMLGAGKERTEPEFRSLATAAGFKDFRVACCVCAYLVMELHK; encoded by the exons atggctTCCCCTACAAACCAAATTACCTATGATAACAAGCCCTCCATTGACGAAGAAGATGGAGGAGTCGAATATGCAG GTGCATTGGTCAGCTCTTTCATCTTCCCAATGGTGTTTAATGCATGCATAGAGCTCGACGTGCTTGAGATCATTAACAAAGCAGGCCGAGGCGCCCAACTCTCGTCCCATGCCATTGCTGCTCAGCTTCCAATTCGCAATAATAATCCAGATCATGCGCCGGCTGTTTTGCTGGACCGCATGTTGTATCTACTTGCTAGCTACAATATCCTCACTTGCTCTGTGGAGAGCCTCGAAGATTGTGGAGGAGTTCAGAGACGTTATGGTCTCACTTCTGCTGGGAGTTGCTTTTTGAGAAGCGAGGAGAGAGGATCCATGGCTCCCTTTTCTCTCCTCACTCGTCACCAGGCTATTATGGACATGCG GTTTCACTTGAAGGATGCAGTGCTTGAAGGTGGGTTCCCATTTGAGAAAGCTCATGGAATGTCGATCTACAAGTACAACGACAAAGATCCTATATTTGGAGAGGCTTTCAATTTCGCCATGAGTCAATACTCCATCCTTGTGGTCAAACAAATTCTCAAGAAATACATGGGTTTTGAGGGCTTGTCAACGTTTGTAGATGTTGGTGGTGGAATAGGAGGGACCCTAAACTTGATCATCTCCAAGTACCCTTCCATTAAAGGCATTAACTTTGATGTGCCTGAAGTATTGCGCAATGCCCCACCTCTTAATG GCATAGAACATGTCAGAGGAGATATGTTCAAAGAAGTCCCAAAGGGAGATGCCATATTGTTGAAG CTTATTCTTCACAATTGGAACGATGATCAATGCTTGAAAATACTGAAAAATTGCTACAAAGCCCTGCCGGAAACCGGAAAGGTAATTATCATCGATCCAGTGTTGCCTGTAGCCCCAGAGGCAACCAACTTCTGCAAGTTTGCAACACAAAGTGACAATATAGTATTCAATATGCTTGGAGCTGGAAAGGAGAGAACAGAGCCCGAGTTCAGGTCATTGGCAACAGCAGCTGGATTTAAAGACTTCCGAGTTGCATGCTGTGTTTGTGCCTATTTGGTCATGGAGCTCCacaaataa
- the LOC121258538 gene encoding uncharacterized protein LOC121258538 isoform X2, with amino-acid sequence MKGHGANAIEVAKTVLEVADVAWTAMEHHQHHHHHNQDHQEPAETETKTNSDDQLESLRSENRRLRSLLDQNLRLLQDLSESSFSSNDCPSDLYARLVATVDSEQFLTRLNSLQQASVNGTSNEFPFKEASVDDVHSAEVLVKVDNEEPSWWVWVTDEMVPSNVEEWSGIDNENYIVVSVEHVVDGVANFMARCIMSNPRARNLTPEELQKTVAKALGGVSKLEKMLGIWHAGKLFYALSTWGLALAGLYRTRTVLKLAAMGVRTSSKVILGAL; translated from the exons ATGAAAGGCCACGGCGCAAACGCAATAGAGGTGGCCAAGACGGTTCTGGAGGTAGCCGACGTCGCTTGGACCGCCATGGAACACCACCAACACCATCATCACCATAACCAGGACCATCAGGAACCAGCCGAGACGGAGACCAAGACCAATTCGGACGACCAATTGGAATCTCTACGATCGGAGAATCGGCGTCTTAGGAGCTTGCTTGACCAGAATCTGAGGCTCCTTCAGGATCTCTCCGAATCCTCTTTTTCCTCCAACGATTGCCCTTCCGAT TTGTATGCCCGGCTCGTAGCAACGGTGGATTCTGAGCAGTTCTTGACTCGTCTCAATTCCCTACAGCAGGCATCGGTCAATGGGACTAGCAATGAATTTCCTTTCAAAGAGGCGTCTG TTGATGATGTGCACTCGGCTGAAGTTCTAGTCAAAGTTGACAACGAAGAGCCCAGCTGGTGGGTATGGGTCACAGATGAAATGGTGCCTAGCAATGTTGAGGAATGGAGCGGGATTgacaatgaaaattatatagttGTTAGCGTGGAGCATGTGGTGGATGGGGTTGCCAACTTTATGGCTAGATGCATTATGTCAAACCCTAGAGCTCGG AATTTAACACCAGAAGAGCTGcaaaaaa CTGTGGCAAAAGCATTAGGTGGTGTCAGCAAACTGGAGAAGATGTTAGGTATTTGGCATGCTGGGAAACTGTTTTATGCCTTGTCCACCTGGGGACTTGCTCTGGCAgg GTTGTACAGGACTCGCACTGTATTGAAACTTGCCGCGATGGGTGTTCGCACAAGCAGCAAAGTCATTCTCGGGGCTCTCTAA
- the LOC121258539 gene encoding lysM domain-containing GPI-anchored protein 1-like — protein sequence MPDQKPISDNTLCLLLLLSILANVGLVSSKSTIEPCSNSDSCNALLGYTLYTDLKVSEVASLFQVDPIAILTANAIDISYPDVENHILPSQLFVKIPIACSCVDGIRKSVSTKYKTRPSDTLSSIADSIYSGLVSADQIGEANSVTDPSVLDVGQTLVVPLPCTCFNGTDNALPAIYLSYVVRPVDTLTGIAARYLTTITDLMNVNAMGGAAIKSGDILAVPLPACASNFPRYSSDYGLIVPNGSYAITGSHCVQCSCGPGNLKLYCMPASLAVSCSSMQCRNSNLMLGNVTVQQTSGGCNVTSCSYGGYVNGSIITSLSTYLQPRCPGGQQFPTLIDPPTSVVRESMFAPSPSPSPLSDGAGTTPKSSVVPTTTGSLPGFPPASSPFGSTSHACSLRKSLATSPSALVLLLFVKFLLSMSL from the exons ATGCCAGATCAAAAACCCATCTCCGACAACACTCTCTGCTTGCTGCTTTTGCTCTCAATCTTGGCCAATGTAGGCCTTGTTAGTTCCAAGTCCACCATTGAGCCCTGCTCCAACTCCGACTCGTGCAACGCCCTGCTGGGCTACACCCTCTACACCGACCTCAAGGTCTCCGAGGTGGCTTCCCTTTTCCAAGTCGACCCCATTGCTATCCTCACCGCCAATGCCATTGATATCTCCTACCCGGACGTGGAGAACCACATTCTCCCCTCCCAGCTCTTCGTCAAAATCCCCATCGCCTGTTCCTGCGTCGACGGCATTCGCAAATCGGTCTCCACCAAGTACAAGACCCGCCCCTCTGACACGCTATCGTCCATTGCCGATTCCATATATTCGGGATTGGTCTCTGCCGATCAGATTGGGGAAGCCAACTCGGTGACGGACCCGTCTGTTCTCGACGTGGGGCAGACCCTTGTGGTGCCGCTCCCGTGTACTTGCTTCAACGGGACCGACAATGCCCTGCCCGCTATCTATTTGTCGTACGTGGTGAGGCCGGTGGACACATTAACCGGGATTGCGGCGAGGTATTTGACTACTATTACTGATTTGATGAATGTGAATGCCATGGGGGGTGCAGCTATCAAGTCAGGAGATATACTTGCAGTTCCGTTGCCAG CCTGCGCATCTAATTTTCCAAGATATTCCTCGGATTATGGCTTGATTGTACCAAATGGAAGCTATGCCATTACAGGGAGTCATTGTGTGCAATGCAGTTGTGGGCCTGGGAACCTCAA ATTGTACTGCATGCCTGCTTCGTTAGCTGTTTCTTGTTCAAGCATGCAATGTCGAAACAGTAACCTCATGCTTGGAAATGTCACGGTGCAGCAGACTAGTGGTGGGTGCAATGTTACTTCTTGTAGTTATGGTGGCTATGTCAATGGGTCCATTATCACTAG TTTGTCTACATATCTTCAACCTCGATGCCCCG GGGGCCAGCAATTTCCTACACTTATAGACCCACCTACTTCAGTGGTGCGGGAGTCAATGTTTGCGCCTTCGCCTTCGCCTTCACCTCTGTCTGATGGTGCTGGAACAACACCCAAGTCTTCAGTGGTTCCGACCACGACTGGTTCACTTCCTGGATTTCCCCCTGCCAGCAGTCCTTTTGGGAGTACTTCTCATGCTTGCTCCCTGAGGAAGTCGTTAGCCACTTCTCCATCTGCACTTGTCTTACTTTTATTTGTCAAGTTCTTACTGTCCATGTCATTGTAA